In Kaistella sp. 97-N-M2, the sequence CGGCTTTCGAACTGGATGAAGATGAAAAACTGGTTTTAGAAATTTTAAATTCGTCGGAAGAACCGATGACTTTGGGTCTGGTAAAAGCAAAAAGCCAGCTTTCCGGAAAGAAATGGGACAAAGCCACAAAAAATTTAACCAAGTATCATTTGGTTAAAGTGGAAAAAATTGACGATATTGTGTTGATGAAAACGGTATAAATCATCAATAAAAATAATATGAAAAGAAATGCAACCGCCATTTGGCAAGGATCCGGCAAGGACGGGAAAGGAAATCTAACCACTCAGAGCACCACTTTAAATCAGACGCAGTATTCCTATAATTCGCGTTTTGAAGAAGGCGTAGGCACCAACCCAGAAGAACTAATTGCAGCGGCACATGCAGGCTGTTTCACCATGGCTTTGTCCTTCAATATTGACAAAGCAGGCTTTAAGGCTGAAAACCTCGAGACGAAATGCGTGATCAATTTAGATCCAAAAGAAGGGAAAATCACCGAATCGGTGTTAACTTTGAACGCCACAGTGCCGGGATTATCGAACGAAAAATTTGACGAACTCGTCGCAGACGCGGAAAAAAACTGTCCCATTTCTAAATTATTAAATACGGAAATAAGGGTGGAAGCAACTTTAAATTAAGCCAAAAAAAAGTGCTTTTAAAAAATGAAATCCTCAGTTATTTGGGGATTTCATTTTTTAGGGAAAGGCTCAATTTTATGAAGTTCTTAACTTTGATATTACGTCGAAATTCAGTATATTTGTGAGCCTTTTGAGATAATCAAAAAGACAGAATTTCAGTTTCATTTTAATTTAAATTTCATTGAATATGTTGACGTTAAATAACTTCAACAAACAACAATATTATGAGTCAAAAAGAATATACAGCAAGTAGCATCCAGGCCCTCGAAGGAATGGAACACGTAAGAATGAGACCGTCCATGTACATTGGCGACGTGGGTTTAAGAGGTTTGCATCACTTGGTTTATGAGGTTGTGGATAACTCCATTGATGAAGCTTTGGCAGGACATTGCGACACTATTTCCGTTGTTATTCACGAGGGCGAAAGCATTACCGTAAAAGACAATGGCCGCGGGATTCCTGTGGATATGCACGAGAAAGAACAGAAATCTGCTTTGGAGGTTGTAATGACCAAAATTGGAGCCGGCGGAAAATTCGATAAAGATTCTTATAAAGTTTCCGGGGGACTTCACGGTGTTGGGGTTTCCGTTGTAAACGCATTGTCCAATTCCTTAATTGCAACCGTTAACAGAGACGGCAAAACTTATCAGCAAAAATACTCCAAAGGAAAAGCTTTAGCAGATGTTGAGGAAATTGGCAAAACCACCGAACGTGGAACCGAGGTTTTCTTTCAGGCAGATGATACGATTTTTCAGGAACTGATTTTTAATTATGACACGTTGGCGAGCAGAATGCGCGAACTTTCTTATCTGAACAAAGGCATTAAA encodes:
- a CDS encoding OsmC family protein, with amino-acid sequence MKRNATAIWQGSGKDGKGNLTTQSTTLNQTQYSYNSRFEEGVGTNPEELIAAAHAGCFTMALSFNIDKAGFKAENLETKCVINLDPKEGKITESVLTLNATVPGLSNEKFDELVADAEKNCPISKLLNTEIRVEATLN